Within the Pseudarthrobacter sp. W1I19 genome, the region AAGCCATCGGCATGGTGGACACCCACCTGCTGGACAGCCACCGCCGTGGATCCTCGGGAATCTGGCCTGCTTCAGACGCCTGACCTTCCAAGTTTTCCCCAACTGTTGGGAAAGTTATCCACAGTGTTGATAACTTACTGCTGCCACCGGGCCGGAGCCGTGTTGGGGCGCCATGCCGTACCAAATGCGCCAATCGGGCCATTCGGATGCACTTATTAACAGTGTGGAAGAACTGTGGATAACGGGCAGCCCGTGCTTAACCAAGGGGGCTCAGCGCCGGGGAACCGTGCACTCTACCGGTCCCGAGAGACCGGATGGTGGCTGGTGATCGAGACCCGGTTGAATGCGTTCATGGCGATGGCCAGCCAGCTCACGGCAGAGAACTCCTCCTCCGAGAGGTGCTCCCGGGCGTAGGCTTCCTCATGACCCTGCACACTATGGCCCGGCAACTCCGTAATGCTCTCTGCCAATGCAAGTGCCGCACGCTCTTTCTCGGTAAAGAGAGCCGTCTCGCGCCATGCCGGCAGCACGGCCAGGCGC harbors:
- a CDS encoding carboxymuconolactone decarboxylase family protein, whose amino-acid sequence is MSATTQNIYLDKQHPTLWRALNGLGLKVREAAEAAGLDETTVELLRVRVSQLNGCAYCLDLHVREAMEAGETAQRLAVLPAWRETALFTEKERAALALAESITELPGHSVQGHEEAYAREHLSEEEFSAVSWLAIAMNAFNRVSITSHHPVSRDR